The Phormidium sp. PBR-2020 DNA segment CGGGAGTGGCGGCAGATCTCTATCACTGTCTCAATCAGGTGGGGGATGGCATCGAAGAGTTGGAGTACTTCAGCCTCAATTATGACGACCATCACCTCCATGTAGGACAGGAGCTATTCCGCATTGCACGGGGCTTACAGCTCGATGCCCTTGATCGCATCGGCCCCATACTCTGACAATTTTTGTAAAAAACTTGCAATTTTTCTTTACATTGCGTTACAATAGAGCCAACAGAGATTAACGCACTAGGATATTAAACTTTATGACTTCTCGCGGATATACAAACGAAGAAGGCGGCCTGATGAACAACTTTGCCGTTGAACCCAAGATCTACGTTGATGAGAAACAGCAGTTTGGCTTCAACCAATATGCTGAGAAGCTCAACGGTCGCCTGGCCATGATTGGCTTCATCAGTGCGATCGCCCTAGAAATCGCTACCGGCCATGGTGTGATTGGTTTCTTGACCAACCTATAATCGTGATGACTAAACGCTACCGCACCTTAAAAATGCGTTTGCGTTCTAATATGAATACTTAAAAAGGGACACTTTCTTAAACCTAGAGAAGTGTCCCTTTTGGCTTATAGTAGCTATGATTAAATCGTACGTATCACTCAGACATCAACGATCCATCAACTCTCCAGAAACTCGAGTCGCGACGCTCCCATCATCTATTAATGATAAGGAGTCGCTTGGAAGCCTTGGGGAAGGGTTGCCCCCTGCAAGTCAGCGTGATCGAGAATCGTTCCGGTCAAATCTGCCCCCTCCAAATTAGCATTTTGCAAAATGGCGTAACTGAGGTCAGCATAACTGAGGTCAGCGCCGCGTAAATCAGCTTCAGTTAAATCAGTGGGAACAATTCCGGGTTCAGTGGCGAGATTAGCTCGGGTGAGAATTGCCCCTTGAAAATTGGCATGATGGAGTTGAGCTTGGCTCAGTTGAGCATAGCTAAAATCCGCTTGACAGAGAATCGCTCCATCGAGGTTCGTACGCTGATCGGACGTGGAGCGTAAATCGGCAAAAATCAGATGAGCGCGCTCTAAGTTAGCACGACTTAAATTCGCCCCACAGAGCATGGCTTTGAGAAAATTGCTGTCTTTGAGGTTTGCCTGAGTCAGACGGGCCGCACTCAAATCGGCATCGCGAAAGAGGGCCCCCGATAAGTCGCTGTCCGTAAAGTCCGTTCCCCAGAGGATGGCCTCGCTCAAGTTGGCCCGGCGAAACTGACAGCGTTGGAAATAACTGCGGCCTAAACGAGCTTGGCGGAAATCTACCCCATCAAATTGAGCCTCATTGAGTTGAGCATTGAGGAGTTCACATTCTTGTAATTGGAGCTTATCGAAGCGGCGATCGCCTCGGTTGTAGCGTTGCAGTAGTTCGTCAACGTCCATTCCACACCTCGGTAATGATTGAATCCTCAGTTTAAAGGGAAGCCTGGGGCGATCGCTAGAACTCAGGGGTGAGAGTTTTGCCAAGAGAATGGCATCGATGGGGGGATCTAATGGCGATTATCTCCGTTTCTCATAATTTCTCATCGGGGTTAGATGCGATCGCGTCGGTTTTAAGGTAATGTCTTGGTGAAGTCTCCTACCTGGACGGGCAAGGAGACTCAACTGATCGGGCAGTCCCAGGATATCTCATCCCCTGGCGATGCCGAAGGAGTGAACGAGCATGTTGAATATATTGTCTGCGCTCGGACTCGCTGGGTTGTGCTTTGTCGCCTGGCTCGGGTCCGAAGACCGACGGATTGTCTCATGGAAGACTATTCTCTGGGGCATTGGTTTACAACTGGTCGTGGGTGGCATCGTCTTTGGGATCGGCAGTAATGTCGTGGTTTGGATTAACGACCTGTTGAATGTCCTTCTGGACGCATCAGAAGCTGGGGCGAGGTTTCTCTTTGGTGGGGAGATGTCCCCCTTTGTCCCCGATCCAGCACGTAGTCCAGGGCCGGGTGTCGCGGGACGCTGGTTAGTGCGGACTTTTGGAGATCCTTATGTACCGGTTCCGGGCGATCGCCTCGGTCCCGATAACCTGAATCCGGGGTTTATCCTAGCCTTTCGCTCATTACCCCAGGTCATTTTCTTCTCAGGCCTTGTCAGTTTGCTCTACCGCCTCAGAATTATCCAGCCGATTGTTAAGGTCTTCGCTAAAGTCTTCCGGCGTACCCTGAAAACCAGTGGGGCTGAATCCCTGGCCGGGGCCGCCAATATCTTTGTGGGGATTGAGTCGGCGATCGCCATTAAACCCTTTCTGCCCAACATGAGCCGCAGTGAACTCTGCGCCATTCTGGCCAGTTGTTTTGGCTCCATCGCCTCTTCTGTTTTAGCACTCTATGCGGGACTCTTGCGTCCCACCTTCCCCACCATCACGGGGCACCTGGTCTCGGCCTCGATTATGACGATTCCCGCCTGTTTCGTCCTCTCTAAACTCCTAGTTCCTGAGACCACGATTCCCGAAACCTTCGGCCAGGTTCCTG contains these protein-coding regions:
- a CDS encoding pentapeptide repeat-containing protein, with protein sequence MDVDELLQRYNRGDRRFDKLQLQECELLNAQLNEAQFDGVDFRQARLGRSYFQRCQFRRANLSEAILWGTDFTDSDLSGALFRDADLSAARLTQANLKDSNFLKAMLCGANLSRANLERAHLIFADLRSTSDQRTNLDGAILCQADFSYAQLSQAQLHHANFQGAILTRANLATEPGIVPTDLTEADLRGADLSYADLSYAILQNANLEGADLTGTILDHADLQGATLPQGFQATPYH
- a CDS encoding high light inducible protein, whose amino-acid sequence is MTSRGYTNEEGGLMNNFAVEPKIYVDEKQQFGFNQYAEKLNGRLAMIGFISAIALEIATGHGVIGFLTNL
- a CDS encoding nucleoside:proton symporter codes for the protein MLNILSALGLAGLCFVAWLGSEDRRIVSWKTILWGIGLQLVVGGIVFGIGSNVVVWINDLLNVLLDASEAGARFLFGGEMSPFVPDPARSPGPGVAGRWLVRTFGDPYVPVPGDRLGPDNLNPGFILAFRSLPQVIFFSGLVSLLYRLRIIQPIVKVFAKVFRRTLKTSGAESLAGAANIFVGIESAIAIKPFLPNMSRSELCAILASCFGSIASSVLALYAGLLRPTFPTITGHLVSASIMTIPACFVLSKLLVPETTIPETFGQVPDDPEDPKDPDKPKPNPVDSLIGGALDGVRMAVGIAAVIIAILGLVALVNEFFAFLTQLPGVLGEIFQVVTLQNLLGALFLPLTFLTGVSLPIPFTETFGENWQVLWECSVIIGRRLFETNIPPYISLAQLAGTGVLTPRALLIVSYVLCGFTHFASYGIFVGGLATLVPDRRSDISALGFKALWAATLATLMTGCIAGLFFTGNADSILGLPTP